One window of Plasmodium relictum strain SGS1 genome assembly, chromosome: 14 genomic DNA carries:
- the LRR13 gene encoding leucine-rich repeat protein, putative — protein MRIDLDLIKKKSEHNEGLIEELEEIALHQLQIRKIEFINIHCKNLKILLLQSNLIEKIENLNQLKKLEYLNLALNNITVIENLEKCESLRKLDLTLNFIDISTIEKSINNLKNNENLKELYLMGNPCSNWKYLKFFIIFKLEQLEVLDGCDILMSDKIKSKQIHKIVLESLEEEIKMYKLKEKDSFDSINNRIMIYEEIEKENELEKKKNENKEKDKKDILPIYTDEGEIRQCNEGHYKFVFDEYSNKKFTFLKLFLPKYLCNSLIKIDINVNYVRCVIKNKLFQIKLNDPILTDFTKIVRKKYTGELHVKMRKKNYKKNKIIENECFKEDSLNVFSDSYKNHLHCSSSSSYPCSSNSTSSSDSSSNSFFKNESSFKEIKKRNTIKPNLALHNKNEDTFFFEEKQTKYLSPDFNKMPSLEKISKINS, from the exons atgaggATAGATTTggatttaattaaaaaaaaaagtgaacaCAATGAAGGACTGATTGAAGAATTAGAGGAAATAGCTTTGCATCAATTACAAATTAGGAAAAttgaatttataaatattcattgtaaaaatttaaaaatattattgctACAAAGTAacttaatagaaaaaattgaaaatttaaatcagttgaaaaaattagaatatttaaatttagcTTTGAATAATATCACTGTTAtagaaaatttagaaaaatgtGAATCATTAAGgaag CTTGATTTAACACTAAATTTTATTGATATTTCAACAATTGAGAAatctataaataatttaaaaaataatgaaaatttaaaagaattatatttaatggGTAATCCTTGCTCTAATTGGAAGTATTTGAAATTCtttatcatatttaaatTAGAACAACTAGAAGTTCTAGATGGTTGTGATATACTAATGtcagataaaataaaatcaaaacAAATTCATAAAATTGTTTTAGAGTCACttgaagaagaaataaaaatgtataaattGAAAGAAAAAGACAGTTTTGATTCTATTAATAATAGAATAATGATTTatgaagaaatagaaaaagaaaatgaacttgaaaaaaaaaaaaatgaaaataaagaaaaagataaaaaagatattttacCAATTTATACTGATGAAGGAGAAATTCGTCAATGTAATGAAG GTCATTACAAATTCGTATTCGATgaatattcaaataaaaaatttacatttttaaaattgtttttacCAAAATATTTGTGCAattctttaattaaaatagatATAAATGTAAATTATGTCAGATgtgtaattaaaaacaaattgtttcaaataaaattaaatgatccTATTTTAACAGATTTTACTAAAATTGTCAGAAAAAAGTATACTGGAGAATTGCATGtgaaaatgagaaaaaaaaattataaaaaaaataaaattattgaaaatgAATGTTTCAAAGAAGATAGTCTAAATGTATTCAGTGATAGTTACAAAAACCATTTACATTgttcatcttcatcttcatatCCTTGTTCTTCTAACTCTACCTCTTCCTCTGATTCATCATctaattccttttttaaaaatgagtCTTCctttaaagaaattaaaaaaaggaacACAATTAAACCAAATTTAGCGcttcataataaaaatgaagatacttttttttttgaagagaagcaaacaaaatatttatcaccagattttaataaaatgccATCTCTCGAAAAAATATCTAAAATAAATTCTTAA
- a CDS encoding RNA pseudouridylate synthase, putative, which produces MLVNYFRLKLRRCNNNLNSFKSFYRYISDDIKEEIITHSYSKKEYENNIDISEQCKNYIDLKQKIFYDYLSKKTILTFPNKKKIKDTKKGNDDEKKLNENESLVEHKNREKEEICENYENISIEYLSEYKKWNKIVNKNEKVQEDEKNKISNQKVKKRDDITLKKIGKEKIDVDIENSKKGYSDGIKAESYTNNNELKIKHAENCEIPNEIFLSTNSLPSTISNDLANIYIDNSKYFNFSDKQREIKEMKLSQYCSNYGICSSRFAFNNLKNGILKVNDKIIYENVSVCLDKDKIELTKRGKELLKNKITIIINKPKHYLSLSTDIKSNKKLLVRNLIRNENKFIEEDHKCMSYFIYKNVNIEKVNNLYVCGRLDANSSGLLIYTQNTLSNNYLLNKYKYKIEKEYVIKTYNEIKEINLKLLQQNLYIDGKLIYKCHIKYIDSFTLIIKLYQGFHKIIRKICLLSNIKIKSLHRVRIGNIHINNLPLGKWRFLMPNESFF; this is translated from the coding sequence ATGTTAGTAAATTATTTTAGATTAAAACTTAGAAGATGCaacaataatttaaatagcTTCAAAAGTTTTTATAGGTATATAAGTGAtgatataaaagaagaaattataACACATAGTTATAGCaaaaaagaatatgaaaACAATATAGATATATCAGAACaatgtaaaaattatatagatttaaaacaaaaaatattttacgattatttatctaaaaaaacTATATTAACATTcccaaataaaaaaaaaataaaagatactAAAAAAGGTAatgatgatgaaaaaaaattaaacgaAAATGAAAGCTTAGTCGAACAtaaaaatagagaaaaagaagaaatttgcgaaaattatgaaaacaTATCTATAGAATATTTAagtgaatataaaaaatggaataagatagtaaataaaaatgaaaaagttcaagaagatgaaaaaaataaaataagtaatcaaaaagtaaaaaaaagagatgacattactttaaaaaaaataggaaaaGAGAAAATAGATGTAGACATTGAAAATTCTAAAAAAGGTTATTCTGATGGAATAAAAGCAGAATCatatacaaataataatgaattaaaaataaagcatGCTGAAAACTGTGAAATAcctaatgaaatttttttaagtacTAATAGCTTACCAAGTACTATTAGCAATGATTTagctaatatatatatagataatagcaaatattttaactttAGTGATAAGCAAAGAGAAATTaaagaaatgaaattaaGTCAGTACTGTTCTAATTATGGCATATGTAGTTCCAGATTtgcatttaataatttaaaaaatgggattttaaaagttaatgataaaataatttatgaaaatgTTAGTGTTTGTTTggataaagataaaattgaACTAACAAAGAGAGGAAAAGAATTActtaagaataaaataacaattattataaataagcCTAAACATTATTTATCCCTGTCAACAGAtattaaatcaaataaaaaacttCTGGTCAGGAATTTAAtaagaaatgaaaataaattcatAGAAGAAGATCATAAATGTAtgagttattttatttataaaaatgtaaacaTTGAAAAAGTCAATAATTTGTATGTATGTGGTAGATTAGATGCTAATTCCAGTGGCTTACTGATTTACACGCAGAATACTTTatcaaataattatttattaaataaatataaatataaaattgaaaaggaatatgtaattaaaacatataacgaaataaaagaaataaatttaaagttATTACagcaaaatttatatattgatGGTAAACTAATTTATAAATGtcacataaaatatatagataGTTTTACacttataattaaattatatcaaggctttcataaaataataagaaaaatttgcTTACTATccaatattaaaattaaatcttTGCATAGAGTAAGGATAGGAAACATTCATATAAATAACTTACCTTTAGGAAAATGGAGATTTCTTATGCCCAAtgaatcttttttttaa
- a CDS encoding histone S-adenosyl methyltransferase, putative, with product MKIIYENMQMEEFMKNEDKHLYDIVDKKNYVDEILDEISDDDTICEEKKVNNNEKDYYYINDIIKRNYPLEYEENNIYPKIYCYEPTNFEKFKKKIKNKNELRHYECYSSTMNEFFYKYNENYYDDILKNESFKKFAEELWLNRSNIKTETQYQELCIQLRKKYKVSPSKHQISVALQYYYLQTLNNKNKDITNENDMNINNLKGTRNDNDNKNLEKDENANNDDKNLKEFENMSYNDKNLSKIEKCGDDENNEEDVTINKKGKDVKFVMENVNKMIITKEMKNYKDLDIESVHFLQINKRKGVRSNSGVLVITLITHPHRFSCKYDCHYCPNEPNQPRSYLSTEPAILRANQNNFDVICQFFNRTTTLVNNGHVPDKIEVLVLGGTWSCYDVEYQEEFIRDVYYAANIYPVLKNRRKKLSLKEEQEINEQSNCRIIGLTLETRPDQINKNELLRLRYYGCTRVQLGIQHTDDFILKKVNRQCNLKDCIRAIYLLKENGFKVDIHLMPDLPYSNVYKDIDMFKYVLSSTDLQADQWKIYPCEVTPFTKIEKWYNNNEYKPYFENDKNLLICLILLVKKSIHPWIRLNRVIRDIPNPSIIAGNNITNMRQLIAHEMNIRNIFCQCIRCKEIKNQEIEKSKDSIFLKIYKYPTLGGDEFFITFQGKKVLKDSERNCRSKKRNKNKKKNKSNMNEEKSYSRHIYTDNNKNKEKFLFDNKRNNTYKNENEINFSIKNGNISNDNKSEKSNHDDNEKKSNVNYDDDYDNTYALLGFLRLRLRTKNNFCDDRPFKCLENSALIRELHVYGSLLKHDDFKDELNFIQHKGLGKCLVLVAEIISYFHNFKKMSIIAGVGTREYYKKLGYSKEETYMTKILKKEEIYKNYLLNFHKIGERIIINNYNLKYCLYLMHKEISDPIKYKRSEINDLNFYINENIVSLNSSNYLPYKNKCTISVIDIQSLLRTNKSKITFSLDIFKKLTRKYIIKNYMIFSLSTFLFFSTAFMFSINFLRKRKINIV from the coding sequence atgaagataatatatgaaaatatgcAAATGGAAGAGTTTatgaaaaatgaagataaacATTTATATGACATAgtggataaaaaaaattatgtcgATGAAATTCTAGATGAAATAAGTGATGATGATACCATTTGTGAAGAAAAGAAAGTAAATAACAATGAGAaagattattattatataaacgatatcataaaaagaaattatccATTAGAgtatgaagaaaataatatatacccaaaaatatattgttaCGAACCAACCAATTTtgaaaagtttaaaaaaaaaataaaaaataaaaatgaattaaggCATTATGAGTGTTATTCTTCTACTAtgaatgaatttttttataaatataatgaaaattattatgatgatattttaaaaaatgagagttttaaaaaatttgctGAAGAACTATGGTTAAATAGAAGTAACATAAAAACAGAAACGCAGTATCAAGAACTATGTATacaattaagaaaaaaatataaggtTAGTCCATCTAAGCATCAAATCAGTGTTGCTTtgcaatattattatttacaaacattgaataataaaaacaaagatATAACCAACGAAAATGACATGAATATAAACAATTTAAAAGGAACTAGaaatgataatgataataaaaatttagaaaaagatgaaaatgcaaataatgatgataaaaatttaaaagaatttgaAAATATGAGTTATAATGATAAGAACTTAagtaaaattgaaaaatgtggcgatgatgaaaataatgaagaggACGtaacaataaataaaaaaggaaaggaTGTCAAATTCGTTATGGAAAATGTAAACAAAATGATAATAACTAAAGagatgaaaaattataaagatttAGATATAGAAAGTGTTcattttttacaaataaataaacGTAAAGGAGTTAGATCAAATAGTGGTGTATTGGTAATAACTTTAATAACTCATCCACATAGATTTAGTTGTAAGTATGATTGCCATTATTGCCCTAATGAACCAAATCAACCGAGATCTTATTTATCAACTGAACCAGCTATTTTAAGAGCcaatcaaaataattttgatgTAATTTGtcaattttttaatagaacTACTACTTTAGTAAATAATGGTCATGTTCCTGATAAAATTGAAGTGTTGGTTTTAGGTGGAACCTGGAGTTGTTATGATGTGGAATATCAAGAAGAATTTATAAGAGATGTATATTATGCAGCAAATATTTATcctgttttaaaaaatagaagaaaaaaattaagtttaAAGGAAGAGCAAGAAATAAATGAACAGAGTAATTGCAGAATAATAGGATTAACTTTAGAAACAAGACCTgatcaaataaataaaaatgaattattgaGATTGAGATATTATGGTTGTACAAGAGTCCAATTAGGTATTCAACATACTgatgattttattttaaagaaagtAAATAGACaatgtaatttaaaagattGTATACGAGCtatatatttgttaaaagaaaatggaTTTAAAGTAGATATTCATTTAATGCCTGATCTACCATATTCGAATGTATATAAAGATATTGATATGTTTAAATACGTTTTAAGTTCAACTGATTTACAAGCAGATCAGTGGAAAATTTACCCATGTGAGGTTACTCCTTTCactaaaattgaaaaatggtataataataatgagtATAAACCTTATtttgaaaatgataaaaatttattaatatgttTGATTCTTCTTGTAAAAAAATCTATTCATCCTTGGATAAGATTAAATAGAGTTATTAGAGACATTCCAAACCCTTCTATTATTGCTGGTAATAATATTACTAATATGAGACAACTGATAGCTCATGAAATGAACATAAGGAACATTTTTTGCCAATGCATAAGAtgtaaagaaataaaaaatcaagaaattgaaaaaagtaaggattctatttttttaaaaatttataaataccCAACTTTAGGAGGtgatgaattttttattacatttcaAGGAAAAAAAGTTCTTAAAGATTCAGAAAGAAATTGTAGATcaaagaaaagaaataagaataaaaagaaaaacaaatcAAATatgaatgaagaaaaaagcTATAGTCGCCACATTTACactgataataataaaaataaagaaaaatttttatttgataataaaagaaataatacctataaaaatgaaaatgaaataaactTTAGTATCAAAAATGGTAATATTtctaatgataataaatcaGAAAAATCAAATCATgatgataatgaaaaaaaatctaaTGTTAATTATGATGATGATTATGATAATACATATGCTTTGTTAGGTTTCTTAAGATTACGATTAAGaactaaaaataatttttgtgaTGACAGACCTTTTAAATGTTTAGAAAATTCAGCTTTGATCAGAGAATTACATGTATATGGATCACTACTAAAACATGATGATTTCAAAGacgaattaaattttattcaaCATAAAGGATTGGGAAAATGTCTAGTTTTAGTTGCAgaaattatttcttatttccataattttaaaaaaatgtctATTATTGCTGGTGTTGGCACAAgagaatattataaaaagttaGGTTATTCTAAAGAAGAAACATATATGACtaaaatcttaaaaaaagaagaaatttataaaaactatttattgaattttcataaaataggggaaagaataattattaataattataatttaaaatattgcCTTTATTTAATGCACAAAGAAATATCAGATCCAATTAAATACAAACGAAGTgaaataaatgatttaaatttttatattaatgaaaatattgttTCATTAAACTCAAGTAATTATTTaccatataaaaataaatgtactATTTCTGTAATAGACATTCAAAGTTTATTAAGAactaataaaagta